In Desulfobulbaceae bacterium, the DNA window AAGGCAAGGACAGCACCAAAGGCGATTTCGGTTCCAACAAAAAGAGCGTAGTCAATAGCCGATTTGGGGAAACTCTCAGGAACAACCTGGACAGTCGGCACTAGAATCAAGGCGAGAACCAGGGTGAAGAGAACCTTGACCTGGGGTGGAATACTGGTGGAACCGATAACCGGCATTAAAAATATCAATGGGCCGACCCTGGTCATAATGATCAGCAGGGAGAGCACGTTGTTAAGGGTCCAGTTTAAGAGGGCGGTATCGGTCATTTTTCTACGCTATAGGTTACCGAATAAGATCGGGAATCCTGATGAAAAGGTCATGGGTGTAGTCTGTTAATTTAATTGTCATCCACGAGGCAAAAAATAAAAGAGCAAACATGACGGCAACAATTTTAGGAACGAAGGTAAGTGTCATCTCTTGTATCTGGGTGGTCGCCTGAAAAATTGCAATCGCCAGACCAACAATGAGGGCGATTGCCAGCAGGGGCGTTGAAACAAGCAGTGAGATAAAGACAGCATCATGGCCGAGGTTAATTGCTTCTAAGGAGGTCATATTACACTCCAAAACTCTTGATCAGCGAGCCCACGATTAAATACCAGCCGTCAACCAGCACAAAAAGTAATACCTTGAAAGGCAAAGAGATCATAATCGGCGGCAGCATCATCATACCCATAGACAGGAGGATACTGGCAACGACCATGTCAATGACCAGAAAAGGCAGGAAAAGTACAAAGCCGATTTCAAACGATGTCTTTAACTCACTGATCATAAAGGCGGGGATTAATACAGAGGTTGGCACCTCATCCTTGTTTTCAGGTTTTTTGAGATCGGCGATCGAGATAAACAGGGCAAGGTCTTTTTCCCTGGTCTGCTTGAACATGAAGGAGCGCAGTGGCTTTATACCTGCCTCCATGGCTTCTTCAAGAGAGATCTGTTCGTCTAAATACGGTTTGATTGCTGTTGTGTTCATTTGAGTGAAAACCGGGGTCATAATGAACAGGGTTAAAAACAGGGAAAGACCGATTAAGACCTGGTTCGGAGGGGTTGTCTGGGTGCCTAGTGCCTTTTTGAGAAAGGAAAAGGCGACAACCAGGCGCGTGAAGCAGGTCATCATTAATAGTATGGCAGGAGCCATTGACAGTACTGTAAAGATTAAGAGGATTTCAATGAGAACAGAGACTTCACCCGGGTTGTTCGCCTCACCAAGACCAATCTGTAGCGTTGGAATTTGAATCGCCTTTCCTGGATCAGGTAAAACAAGCAGGCTTGAAAGGGTCACGAGAGAAAGCACTATTGCTTTTTTAAGCATCTGTAGCCTCCTCACCACGACTGTCTGCTGATTGTGGTCTTTTTTGTATGGCCCGGGTGGCCTTTTTTAACATTCCTGAAAATGGTGAGGCCGCACTTTTTTGTCCGGACCTGTTGGCATTGTGCAGCACCGAGCTTTCTAGATCTGTTAGTAACGTAATACTGTTATCCGTAATTCCAACTGCAACGTACTTGTTGGCTATTTCAACAACGGCAATATACTTTTTAGGGGCTATCATGCGTGACTCGACCACATTGATTAACGATCCAGCCGCTGAAAGGCCTTTGTTAAAGGCAGATTTTTTAAAAAGAAAGAAAAGCAGAAGCATAATCCCCACTACCACAGCAAGAGAACCCATAACCTTGAAGAGTTCGGCTATAAGGGAGGTTGTTTCACGAAGGTCGCTCGATAAGGTTGTCGGCAGGGTGGTGGAAGCAGGATCGATTGCCAGGCAGGTTTGTGCTTTTATGATAAAACCAACACAAACTAACATTGTTAAAGGCCTGGGAGAGAGGAGTTGGTTTTTCATGGGATTACTGTTATCCGATATTCTTAATCCGATCGGCCTGGCTGATAATTTCAGTGATTCGAATGCCGAAGCGTTCGTTAACAACAATTACTTCACCTTTGCCAAGGAGTTTGCTGTTGACATAAATTTCAACAGGCTCGCCTGCAGTCTTGCTAAGTTCAATTACCGAGCCCTGGGTAAGATGCAGCATGTTGTTGATCATCATTTTAGTTCTGCCGAGTTCAACGGTAACTTCAAGAGGGATGTCCAGCAGAAAATCCAGGTTATGGGCACCCTCCTGGTCCGTAGAACCAACACCTAACTCATCAAAGCTTACTGGTGTGCCGCCATTCTGATCCTCTAACTCTGTTGCCCAGTCGTCTCCAGCGTCGTCAGTAGGTTTACCTGCCATTGTATTTCTCCTTAGTAACTTTTTCCCTCACAAAATATCAAAATGAATTGGCATCTGTGGTTACTTTATTTATGGGTTATCTTCGATTAGTATAGTTTTGTGTCTAGTCGCGCTCCTGGTCAAAGACCAGACGCTTAATCAAAAAGGCTTTGTTACCCCTGTGCAGTCCTGGTGTCCCCATAAACTTTCGGACATTTCCCAGGTAGCAGGGGAGCAGGTCATCTTTTCTTCGATCGAGTTGAATAATGTCACCTACGTCAAGTTCAATGATATCACCGGCGGGAATTAGCGCTTTACCAAGCTCGACCTTGATCTCCAGAGGAACATTTTTAATATTTTCTTTAAGGGTATTCTCAAGAAGAATATCCTCTTCACTTTGTTCTCTCTGAAATGAGGTTGTCAGCTTTGATTTCACAGATTCCAGGTTAGCAAGCGGAATGCAGGTGGTGATACTGCCAACGGCTCGATCCATGTCGACTTCATAGCGGTTGATGAGGACGACATCCTCAGGTTCGCAAATTTTGGCAAACTGGGGGTTGATTTCGCTCCGTACATACTGAACTTTAACCGGATGCAGGGAGTACCAAGCCTTTTCAAGGTCGTTAAGCAAGATGTTGATGACACGATGAATGAGACGTTGTTCGATGGCGGTAAAATCACGGCCCTCAATTCTGATATTCCTTGAGCCAGTTCCGCCAAGAAAGGTTTCTACCAAGGCGAAAACAAGTTTTGGTTCCAGGACAAATAAAGCGTGCCCCCTGAAGGGTTCCATTTTGAATATCTGGAGACTGCTTGGTACCGGCAGGGTTCTGACAAAGGCACCAAAACGCTCAAGTTCCATAGGGACGGAGGTGATATCGATAATTTTACGAAGTGTGTTGGCCAGAGAGGATCGCATTGAGCGCAGGAAAGTGTCGTTGATGACTTCCATCGCCGGCATTTTCGTTTGCACAATACTTTGTTGCCGGCTGAAGTCATAGACGGTATGGCCAAGGTCTTCCTCGCTTATATCTTCTTCTGGTTCCTCAATGTCTCCGCCCGAAATACCTTTTAATAGGGCATCGACCTCGTCTTGGCTTAATATCTGTTCCATAATATCAGCGCTTATTGAATGACAAAGTCTGTGAAATAGATATTGTTGGCTCTGTCTGGACGCAAGATCAGGTTGACGCGCTCAAAGAGTTCGTCTCGGACGCGAATCTTGCCTTCAGGAGTCATGACTTCTTCAAAAGAGAGGCTGGTCAAGAGCATGATGATCATGTCCCTGAGCTTGGGCTTGGCTTTTTCAGCACTTTCAAGAACCTCTGGCCCTGGAAGTTCAATGGCTATTGTTACTTTAAGATAGCGTTTCCCTTTGGGGTCGGAGAGATTGACCACAAAGGGTTCTAGTGTAAACATTTCACCAATGGGCTCCTTTACCTCTTTTTCAACCTCACTCTGTTCGATGGCTGGGTCAGGGGCAAGAAACTTTGTGTAGGCAAAATAACCGCCACCGGCTAACAGGGCGAACACAAGGCCAATGATTACGAAGAGAACAAGTTTACTTTTCTTTTTGGGCTGTTCGGATTCATCGCCTACGTTTTGATCTTTTTCTTCTTCTGCCATAACAACGCTCCTGTTAGAGTATTTTTGACTTTTACGGCATTAAAAGCAATTCTTATGCCATGTGCGTGGGTTTGCCGAAGACCCTCTCAAATCAGACTGTGTGGCAAGTTTGCCAGTTCTGACTTGTTATGACAAAATAAAGAAATCATGTCAATGAAATGACTCTATAGGTGCTATGTGTCAATTCATTGACTGATTTCTAAAAGCCGGCTCTTGAAAAAAAACAAAGAGTCAGTATCATTGCCGAATGAAAACATGCACGAACGTCGCTTTAACGAGGTGCCTGAACTATGAACAAGAGGCGCTTAAAGATCATATTGACGAGCTTTGTGGTGCTCTTGGTTTCTCTTTATGCTCAGGAGACCGCGTACTCTTAAAGCCGAACCTGGTTTCTGGTGCCGGGCATCAGGGAGAGGCTATCACACACCCAGGTTTTGTAGCGGCTGTAGCGGCCTGGTGTCTTGATCAGGGTGCGCGTGTGAGTGTTGGTGACTCGCCGGCGTTTGGTTCAGCGCTCAGTGTCATGGAGAAATTTGGCTACACTGAGGCGCTTAAAGGCATGCCGGTTGCCTTGATAAATTTTAGAAAGAAAAAACGGGTTGAAACTGAGACAGGATTTCGTCCGGTAATAGCAGGTGAAATTTATGAGCATGAGTATCTGATTAATCTCCCTAAAGTTAAGGCCCATAATCAATTACGTTTGACTTTGGCGGTGAAGAACTATTTTGGTGTGGTGCTTTCCTGGCGAAAGGCCGTAGCACATATGCAGCATGGCGATAAACATTTTGTGAAGCTGGTTGTTGATTTACTTGATGTTGTGCCGGAGGGAATCAGTATTGCGGACGGGATTGTGGCCATGCACAAGCGTGGGCCTGTGGGGGGAGAACCTTTCGAGTTGGGGGTTATCGGTGCCAGCAGGAATCCTGTTGCTCTTGAAACAGCAATTATGCAGATTCTAGCTGTCGATCCAGAGGCTTCACCTGTGTGGCTGGAGTGCAGGCTCAGGGAAAAGGTTGGCTGTAATATAAGCAGCCTGGTCTTTCCGTTGTTGAAACCGTCAGCTCTGACTGTTCAGGGTTTTCAGGTTCCAGAGATGTTGTCACCCGTTCGGTTTCAGGTGCAGAGTTTCTTATTTAATAGTATAAGAAGGCTTTTTTAAATGAGAGTGAGGAGAGGAAATGTTTAATCTTCAGGGTAAGGTTGCTTTAGTTACTGGGAGTTCTCGGGGTATCGGCAAGGCTATTGCCGTGAAATTTGCACAAAACGGTGTAAACCTGGTTGTAAATTATATCCGGCATAAAAGGGATGCGGAGGAGACCGCCCATCTGATCGAAAAATGCGGC includes these proteins:
- a CDS encoding flagellar biosynthetic protein FliO, producing MKNQLLSPRPLTMLVCVGFIIKAQTCLAIDPASTTLPTTLSSDLRETTSLIAELFKVMGSLAVVVGIMLLLFFLFKKSAFNKGLSAAGSLINVVESRMIAPKKYIAVVEIANKYVAVGITDNSITLLTDLESSVLHNANRSGQKSAASPFSGMLKKATRAIQKRPQSADSRGEEATDA
- the fliN gene encoding flagellar motor switch protein FliN — its product is MAGKPTDDAGDDWATELEDQNGGTPVSFDELGVGSTDQEGAHNLDFLLDIPLEVTVELGRTKMMINNMLHLTQGSVIELSKTAGEPVEIYVNSKLLGKGEVIVVNERFGIRITEIISQADRIKNIG
- a CDS encoding DUF362 domain-containing protein, yielding MKTCTNVALTRCLNYEQEALKDHIDELCGALGFSLCSGDRVLLKPNLVSGAGHQGEAITHPGFVAAVAAWCLDQGARVSVGDSPAFGSALSVMEKFGYTEALKGMPVALINFRKKKRVETETGFRPVIAGEIYEHEYLINLPKVKAHNQLRLTLAVKNYFGVVLSWRKAVAHMQHGDKHFVKLVVDLLDVVPEGISIADGIVAMHKRGPVGGEPFELGVIGASRNPVALETAIMQILAVDPEASPVWLECRLREKVGCNISSLVFPLLKPSALTVQGFQVPEMLSPVRFQVQSFLFNSIRRLF
- a CDS encoding flagellar basal body-associated FliL family protein → MAEEEKDQNVGDESEQPKKKSKLVLFVIIGLVFALLAGGGYFAYTKFLAPDPAIEQSEVEKEVKEPIGEMFTLEPFVVNLSDPKGKRYLKVTIAIELPGPEVLESAEKAKPKLRDMIIMLLTSLSFEEVMTPEGKIRVRDELFERVNLILRPDRANNIYFTDFVIQ
- the fliP gene encoding flagellar type III secretion system pore protein FliP (The bacterial flagellar biogenesis protein FliP forms a type III secretion system (T3SS)-type pore required for flagellar assembly.), producing the protein MLKKAIVLSLVTLSSLLVLPDPGKAIQIPTLQIGLGEANNPGEVSVLIEILLIFTVLSMAPAILLMMTCFTRLVVAFSFLKKALGTQTTPPNQVLIGLSLFLTLFIMTPVFTQMNTTAIKPYLDEQISLEEAMEAGIKPLRSFMFKQTREKDLALFISIADLKKPENKDEVPTSVLIPAFMISELKTSFEIGFVLFLPFLVIDMVVASILLSMGMMMLPPIMISLPFKVLLFVLVDGWYLIVGSLIKSFGV
- the fliM gene encoding flagellar motor switch protein FliM yields the protein MMEQILSQDEVDALLKGISGGDIEEPEEDISEEDLGHTVYDFSRQQSIVQTKMPAMEVINDTFLRSMRSSLANTLRKIIDITSVPMELERFGAFVRTLPVPSSLQIFKMEPFRGHALFVLEPKLVFALVETFLGGTGSRNIRIEGRDFTAIEQRLIHRVINILLNDLEKAWYSLHPVKVQYVRSEINPQFAKICEPEDVVLINRYEVDMDRAVGSITTCIPLANLESVKSKLTTSFQREQSEEDILLENTLKENIKNVPLEIKVELGKALIPAGDIIELDVGDIIQLDRRKDDLLPCYLGNVRKFMGTPGLHRGNKAFLIKRLVFDQERD
- the fliQ gene encoding flagellar biosynthesis protein FliQ, with protein sequence MTSLEAINLGHDAVFISLLVSTPLLAIALIVGLAIAIFQATTQIQEMTLTFVPKIVAVMFALLFFASWMTIKLTDYTHDLFIRIPDLIR